The DNA window TTTTTTTTTTATGCTCTttggacaaaataaaataaaatattcaaaaaatattcattttcacATGATTGCACCGACGACAGCGCAAGCCAGCGAAGCAAAGACAATGGAGAAAGCCGAAATGAGCGATGAGGACGACGATTTCTGAGAGAGAGGAATGGACCCGAAGGCGTTTTGATAAGAGGGAGCGTCGGCAGACGACGACGGAGACAAGGCCTCTGCTTCGGCGGAGTAGGTCCCGACGGAGACGAGGAGCTTCTGGTACTTGGTACAGTGGCCTGGATGTGCACTTGTGAAGTATAAAGTTCCGTTTTGGGTGAGGTTGAAGAGAGAGTTGCCGTCGTTCATGTACAAGATTGGGTCTTTGG is part of the Camelina sativa cultivar DH55 unplaced genomic scaffold, Cs unpScaffold02302, whole genome shotgun sequence genome and encodes:
- the LOC104774296 gene encoding mavicyanin-like, whose protein sequence is MGVMSLSSMIMVVAILLGQGIGKVSSTLYKVGDLDAWGIPVDAKVYSKWPKSHSFKIGDSLLFLYPPSEDSLIQVTSSNFKSCNTKDPILYMNDGNSLFNLTQNGTLYFTSAHPGHCTKYQKLLVSVGTYSAEAEALSPSSSADAPSYQNAFGSIPLSQKSSSSSLISAFSIVFASLACAVVGAIM